The sequence GACAGCATAGTTTGGGGCCCGCTGATGCTCTTGCTTCTCGTCGGGACCGGTGTTTATCTGACCTGTACGGTACACTTCCGTACCTGGAGAAATCTCCCATACGCACTTCACAGCGTGCTTTCCAAAGAAGCCCGCCAGAAGAAGGGGACGGGTGACGTTTCCCCGTTCTCCGCACTTTGCACAGCCCTGGCTGCTACCATCGGCACAGGCAATATCGTAGGCGTTGCGACCGCTATGTTTGCAGGCGGCCCCGGCGCACTTGTATGGATGTGGATCTCCGCATGCTTCGGCCTCACATCCAAATTCTCTGAATGCATGCTCGCTATCAAGTACCGCGAAGTGAACGCAAGGGGCGAAATGAAAGGCGGCCCGATGTTCACCATGAAAAATGGCTTCAAGAATAAGAAACTCGGCAGCATCATGGGCTTCCTCTTCGCACTCTTTGCCGTCATCGCCTCCTTCGGCATCGGCAACATGACTCAGGCGAACTCCATCTCCGGCGCCGTGAACTCCACATTCGGCGTATCCACGGAAATGACCGGCATAGTCTTGACCGTCATGGCCCTTGCCATCATCGTCGGCGGCATCAAGACCATTTCCAAAGTCTCCTCCGTCGTCGTACCGGGCATGGCCGTCTTCTACGTCATTGCCGGCGTGGCATGCATTATCGTCAACATTGAAAACATTCCACACGGACTTTACCTCATCCTCATGATGGCATTCGACCCGCAGGCAGTCGGCGGCGGCGTCCTGGGCGGCATCACCGTCTCCGTCATGAACGCTATGCGCTACGGCGTAGCCAGAGGCTGCTTCTCCAACGAAGCAGGCATGGGCTCGGCAGCCATCACAGCTGCTGCAGCTACCACCGATGATCCTGTCCGTCAGGCTTACATCAATATGACAGGTACATTCTGGGATACGATCGTTGTCTGCACCATTACTGGCCTTACCATCGCCTCCTCCGGCGTCCTCGGCACAAACGGAGCTGACGGCACACCCCTTCAGGGAATCGAACTCACCATCGCCGCATTCTCCTCGAACATCGGCGTCGTAGGCGCATACATCGTCTCCATCGGCATCATCCTCTTCGCATTCTCCACCATCCTCGGATGGGAATACCACGGCGAAAAAGCATGGGAATACCTCTTCGGCACCCATAAATACAACATGATCTACCGCGTTGTATTCTCCCTGGTCGTTTACATCGGAGCCACCCAGACCCTCGACCTCGTCTGGAACCTCTCCGACATCGCAAACGCCCTCATGGCCATCCCGAACCTCATCTCCATGCTCATCCTCGCGCCAGTCGTCAAAGAAGAAGTATTCCGCTTCCAGGCCGTCATCGAACGCGAAAAAGCAGAAAAAGCAGCTGCCAAAGAAGCAGCCGTCGAAGAAAGAGCCGGCATCTGATCAGGCTCAAAAAGGCAAGATTAAAGAAATCTCCCTTACAGGAAATAAAGGAAATACAGCAAAACCCCGCCCGATGCATAGGACGGGGTTTTCTGGCGGGGAGGATGGGGGAAGAATGCCTTTAACCTTGCTCTGGAAGAGAAGGTGCGCCGTATACCAGTGGAAATCAGCGGTAGCAACACAAATGTCTCATAAGTTAGTGTACGGGGCGGATGAGTTGCATTTCGTCGAGCGAAGCGAGGTTTGCTTGTTTTCCACGAGCATCGCGAGGTTTAGCTGTCCCCGTAAGGGGAAAGTGGCGCGCATGCGCCGAAAGGGGTTCATTACCACGAGCGAAGCGAGGTTGTATGGTTTTCTCTTTTCCCTTTGCGAAGCAAGTAAGTGGTGTTGACCTTCCCAGACGGGGAAGGAGGGCCACGAAGTGGCGGTTAGGGTTGATTACCACGCAGCAAAGCTGCGGTTGTCCGGTTTTAATCCTCCTTTCTATATATAAATAACATATATATAAGGAAGGTACCCTGCGCTCTTAATCATTCCTCTTTCAAATCTTGCTTTTGACCATGATCATATTCTGCGCCTTTAATCTTTTATCTTTTTTTCCCGTTTCCTTCCTGTTTCAAAATTACATAGATATTTTCTATCAAAAAACACAGTACATCCATTTCCATCTATCCCGAAAACTAGTTCTTTATACCCTCTGTATATGCGATATACAGTATGCGGGCGGCGGTTTTCATGTATGCGGAATTTAGAAAAATACATAGTATCAATATATAAAAAATATATATGAAAAAGTACTTGCTTTTTGAAAAAATGCGTGTATAATTCAATCAAATCACATCCGAGGGCGGAATCTATGACGAGTCCCGGTTTGTGGTGGAAATGTACGGGTTCCCGTACCATAAGGGTGGATGAAGTACACGGAAAAATGACATGAAAATGTCTGCCGAAGGAGTAACACTATCAGGCGTTCTGAGAACACGAAACTGTGTACGGACACATCTCTGGAGAGTTCCGCTGAAAAGATGCGGACGCCGAAGGTGCAAAGGGGTCTTTGATCCCGGATCTCTCAGGCAAAAGGACAGGGCTGGCAGCAGGGTAACTCCCGGCTATGCGTGGATGCATACATACATAGCGCCAGCTTTGCACTTCAGATCTTTCTGAAGGCTGAGTGCGGCGCTTTTTTGTTTCCAAAAATTATTGAATCCCGTATAGCAAGTAATCAAGAAGGGAGCTGCCGAAAATGGATATGGCTGAACTCAATCAATGGGCCAATGCGGCTGATAGTTTCGTATGGGGGCCGGTTATGCTCTGTCTCCTCGTGGGCACGGGGATTTACATGACCCTCACACTTCACTTTCTCACATGGAGAAATCTTCCCTATGCGCTGAAGAGCATTTTCTCGAAGGAGTCCAGGACGACTTCAAGGGGAAGCGGCGACGTTTCTCCCTTCTCCGCGCTGATGACCGCTCTGGCGGCTACGATCGGCACAGGAAATATCGTAGGTGTTGCGACGGCTATGTTTGCCGGCGGCCCGGGCGCTCTCGTCTGGATGTGGATTTCCGCCTGCTTCGGCCTGTCCACGAAATTCTCTGAATGCATGGTCGGCTTCAAGTTCCGTGAAGTGAACGCGAAGGGCGAAATGAAGGGCGGCCCGATGTTCACGATGAAGAACGGCTTCAAAAATAAGAAAGCCGGCATCTTGATGGGTTTCCTCTTCGCTCTCTTTGCCGTCATTGCCTCCTTCGGCATCGGCAACATGACCCAGGCGAATTCCATCAGCACCGCCGTCAATGCGACATTCGGCGTTTCCAATGAAATCAGCGGCATCATCATGACCGTCATGACCCTGGCCGTCATCGTAGGGGGCATCACCTCCATTTCCAGAGTTTCCTCCATCGTCGTTCCGGGCATGGCTGCTTTCTACATCGCTGCCGGCCTCCTCTGCGTCATCCTCAATATTGAAAACGTACCGCACGGCCTCTACATGATCATCATGATGGCATTCGATCCTTCCGCTGTCGAAGGCGGCGTGCTCGGCACGGTCACCGTTTCCGTCATGAACGCTATGCGCTACGGCGTGGCAAGAGGATGCTTCTCCAATGAAGCAGGCCTCGGCTCAGCTGCCATCTCGGCCGCTGCTTCCACGACCGACCGTCCGGCAAGACAGGGCTACATTTCCATGACCGGCACCTTCATCGACACCATCGTCGTTTGCTCCATCACCGGCCTCACCATCGCTTCCTCCGGCGTACTCGGCACCCTTGGCGCTGACGGAAAGCCGCTGACCGGCGTGGCACTCACCATGGCAGCCTTCTCCCATAATATCGGACCGATCGGCAGCTACATCGTTTCCATCGGTATCATCCTCTTCGCGTACTCCAATATCCTCGGCTGGGAATACAACGGCGAAAAAGCATGGGAATACCTCTTCGGCACCCATAAGTACAACATCATCTACCGCGTCGCTTTCTCCATGGTCGTCTACGTAGGCGCTACCCAGACCCTCGACCTCGTCTGGAGCCTCTCCGATATCGCGAACGCCCTCATGGCGATCCCGAACCTGATCTCCATCCTCGTCCTCGCCCCGGTCATCAAGGAAGAAGTCTTCTCCTACCAGAAAGTCATCGCCGCTGAAAAGGCAGCAAGGGCAGGGGGGAGAGAGGCAGAAGAAGTAATCCAGAAGATTTGAGTATCATTAGAAAATAAACTCCTCTGTTTAGTTTTTCAGAAAGGAAATCCCATTTCCTGCTTATCGTGAAATTACATAAGGAGCGCGGTTATTCTCAATCGCGCTCTTTTTTTCATGCATGTTGATTCATAAAGCGAAATAGAAAATCTCATGAATTATAATACAAAGGTTATGCTTTACATAATTTATTAAATATCTCAGAACGGTACATATATAAATGTATGAATCATTTGCGAAATCTATTAGTTTTTTATTATGTATGCTCCTATAATATGGCTATCATTTTAAATGCCTGAAAAGGCACCTGGAGGGGAAATTATGAATCTTTCGTTACAGATTTTTGCCTCCCTCGTCCTGTCCGTCATCGTCGGACTGGTACTGGGAGAAGACGCGGCGGCGCCTGTGAAGACATGGATTGCCCCGATCGGCACCATGTTCATCAATCTGATCAAGATGATGATCGTTCCTGTCGTATTCTGTTCCCTGGTCGTCGGCATGACGTCCATGGGGGATATGAAGAAACTGGGCCGTATCGGTATCAAGACACTGTCCATTTATATGGTGACCACCGCCATTGCCATCGTGATCGGCTTTGCCGTAGCCCTTGCCGTTGATCCGGGCACCGGCATGAGCATGGCCGGAGCGACCGCGCCGAAGGTCAAGGAAGCTCCGAGCATCATGCAGGTCTTCGTCGATATGATCCCGTCGAACCCGATCGCATCCATGGCCAAGGCAGACATCCTGCCAGTCATCATCTTCGCCCTCTTCGTCGGAGCCGGCATCATTTCCGTCGGCGGCAAGAGAGCCGAAACACTGATCAGCTTCTTCGATGCATTCGCTGAAGTCTGCTACAAGATCATTGCCATGATCATGAAGACCGCTCCGATCGGCGTCTTCTGCCTGCTGCTTCCTGTCGTCGTCATGAACGGACCGAAAGTGCTCCTGCCGCTTCTCTCCGTCATCATCTGCATGCTGATCGGCTGCACCATCCACGCCGTCTGCGTATACTCCGCTATGACGACCGTCGCCGCTCACATGAGCCCGGTCACCTTCTTCCGCGGCATGTCTGAAGCCATGGCCATCGCCTTCACCACCTGCTCCTCTGCAGGCACGCTTCCGGTCAACATGAAGAACGTCCAGGAAAAACTCGGCGTTCACCGCGACATCGCATCCTTCGTACTGCCCCTTGGCGCGACCATCAATATGGACGGCACCGCTCTCTACATGGGCGTCTGCTCCATCTTCATCGCCAACGTATTCGGCGTACCGCTCACCTTTGACCAGATGATGATGATCGTCCTCACCGGCACCCTTGCCTCCATCGGCACCGCCGGCGTCCCGGGCGCAGGCCTCATCATGCTTGCCATGGTACTCCAGTCCGTCGGACTTCCGCTCGAAGGCCTTGCCCTCGTAGCCGGTATCGACAGAGTCCTCGACATGTTCCGCACCTGCCTCAACATCACAGGCGATGCAGCCGTTGCCGTCGTCGTCAACGCATCCGAACAGGAAGTGCCCTCTGACATTCAGATCACGGAATAAGAAAGAAGGAAATGGGGGAGTGATCCACTTCACGACATTCTCCTATATATAATAGTAATAAAATAGACTTGTGTATGCTTATAATGCAACAAGTGTCCACTATATATGCAAAATTTGTAAGAATTTTTTATAGAAATATAGAAAATTTTACAAAATTGCTATTGTACAATACACCTGCTTTGCCTTATAATAACAATACAATTCGTAATGGATGATGCATACAGAAAAAGCTCGAGGATGAAAAGTGTATACTTATTCATATACACATTTCGGAGACTGCCGAAGGAGTAACACTATCAGGCGTTCAAAGAACACGAAACTGTATGCGGACATAACTCTGGAGATCTCCGCTGAAACGATGCGGAAGCCGAAGGTGCAAAAGGCGCAAGCCTCAATCTCTCAGGCAAAAGGACAGGGCCGGACAAGGACTTTGAGAAATCAATGGACCGCCGGCTCTGTTTTCATTTTCAGAGCCGGCGGTTTTTTAATGGGTTTTGGGAAAGAAAAGTCTTTCTCAGGTAGTGGATCCCTCCAAAGGGGTGGGGGATCTGGGGAAAATGGGAGGAAAAATCTATGTTGTTAGACATCTTAAACCAGATTGACAGCATCGTCTGGGGACCGTGGCTCTTAGTCTTACTTGTCGGTACGGGCATCTGGCTCACATTCCGGCTCACACTGCTGCAGGTCGTCAAACTGCCGAGAGCTCTGAAGCTCATATTCTTCGCAAGAAACAAGGGCGAAGGAGACATTGATTCATTCAAAGCGCTTTGTACCGCGCTCGCTGCCACCGTCGGCACCGGCAACATCGTCGGCGTCGCTACCGCCATCAAACTCGGCGGCCCTGGCGCACTCTTCTGGATGTGGCTCGCCGCCTTCTTCGGCATGGCGACAAAGTACGCAGAAGGCTGCCTTGCCGTCAAGTACCGCCAGGTCGATGACAACGGCAATATCGCCGGCGGCCCGATGTACTACATCGAAATGGGCCTTGGCAAGAAATGGAAACCACTCGCCGTCCTCTTTGCCTTCTTCGGATGCATGGTAGCACTCTTAGGCTCCGGCACCACGACACAGATGAACGCCATCATTTCCTCCGTAGAAGCAGGATTTGGCATTTCCACCTACATCACCTGCGCCGTTATTACAGTACTCGTAGCTATCATCACCTTCGGCGGACTCCAGTCCATCGCAAAAGCTGCTGAAAAAATCGTTCCGGCTATGGCCGTCATCTACTTCGTCGTTACCGTCATCTTCCTGGCCATCAATGCAGGCGGCCTCCCGGGCGCCATCAGCCAGGTATTCCACGGCGCATTCTCCGGCACCGCAGCTGCCGGCGGCTTTGCCGGCGCAGGCGTCATGCTCGCTATGCGAAGCGGTATCGCCAGAGGCCTCTTCTCCAACGAATCCGGCTTAGGCTCCGCACCGATCGTCGCTGCAGCCGCTAAAACAAAATGGCCGGCAGAACAGGGCCTCATTTCCATGACCGGTACCTTCATCGACACCATCATCATTTGTACCCTGACCGGCCTCACCATCATCGTATCCGGCCAGTGGCTCGGCGACACCAACGGCGCTGAACTTACACAGAACGCATTCGCAGTCACCTACGGCGACTGCGCGCCGATCCTTCTCACCGTATCCCTCGCACTCTTCGCCTTCACCACCATCCTCGGCTGGAACTACTACGGCGAACGCTGCTGGGAATACCTCTTCGGCACCAAGAGCATCCTCTTCTACAGAGTCCTCTTCCTCGTCATCCTCGCATCCGCTGCCTTCCTGAAACTCGAATCCATCTGGGCACTCGCAGATATCGTCAACGGTCTCATGGCCATTCCGAACCTTATTGCCCTCCTGGGCCTCACAGGCGTCATCGTCGCAGAAACCAAGAAATACTTCGAACACCTCGAAATCCGCGACGCCAAACTCAAAGCCTACAAAGCAAGAAGAATCGGAAAGAGATAAGAAAAGAAATAGAACCTATAGAGGGGGCTGTGACAAAATTCGTTAGAACGCTGCTTTTTCCTTTTCTCGAGCGAAGCGAGGTTTAAGGGTGTTAACCTTGCTCCGAAGGAGAAGGTGGTGCGGATTTGTTAATACAGACAAATAAATATCATAAAAAATCTAATCGTACTTTAATCTTAATCATGCAGCCATTGGAGCTGCGTTGAATACTTCCATTGGAGCTAAAAGATGTAATTTGCGCTGAATGCGTTTGTTGTTGTAGAAGTAGATGTAGCCGTTGATCATGCTTACCACTGCTTTACGGCTGGTGAATTTACGTGTGTAGTAACGTTCGCGCTTCAGCATTCCCCAGAACCCTTCCATCAGACCGTTGTCTGCACAGCAGCCTACACGGGACATGCTGTGAACCAGTCCTGCTTTTTCAACAATCTTATGGAATCCGTTGCTTGTATACTGGAATCCGCGGTCGGTATGAATCATTGGATGTTCTCCAGGATTCTCTTTAAGTGCCTTTTCCATTGTCTCAAAAGCCAGTGCAGTATTGTTCCTGTCGCCGATGACATAAGAGACAATCCGGCGATCATGGCCGTCAATAATCGCGCTTAAATATAACTTGTGCAAAACTCCATCAGCAGTTGTGTACTTGAATTCAGTGACATCCGTCATCCATCTTGCATTGGACACGCCGGCATCAAAGTCACGGTTCAGCAGGTTTTCAAAAATGTACTTTGGATCCTTTGCGTTACGAGTGCAACCATCGGTCTTGTACTTGATCACGGACTTAATATTAAGTATCCGCATGATACGAAGAACCAGACTGTCGCTTACATTTATATTGATGTTGTCATCCTTCTTGATCCAATCGTTAATCCGGCGGTATCCCATATCCGGATATTCCTGATGGGTTTTCATGACCTCCTGTGCGACCTTTTCTCTCAGCAGTTCACGGCCGCTCTTAATATGATTCAGCCATCCGTAATAAGCTGCCCGGGAGACCTTTGAGAGTCGGCAGAGACTTTCTATGGAGATGTTGGTTTCTTCATGGACTTCTTTTATGGCTTTAAAATCTCTGAGAAGGTGAGTAAGGCTGAATCCTTCGAGGAACGCAACCTTTCCTCTA is a genomic window of Veillonellaceae bacterium containing:
- a CDS encoding sodium:alanine symporter family protein, which encodes MDMASVNSIVSQIDSIVWGPLMLLLLVGTGVYLTCTVHFRTWRNLPYALHSVLSKEARQKKGTGDVSPFSALCTALAATIGTGNIVGVATAMFAGGPGALVWMWISACFGLTSKFSECMLAIKYREVNARGEMKGGPMFTMKNGFKNKKLGSIMGFLFALFAVIASFGIGNMTQANSISGAVNSTFGVSTEMTGIVLTVMALAIIVGGIKTISKVSSVVVPGMAVFYVIAGVACIIVNIENIPHGLYLILMMAFDPQAVGGGVLGGITVSVMNAMRYGVARGCFSNEAGMGSAAITAAAATTDDPVRQAYINMTGTFWDTIVVCTITGLTIASSGVLGTNGADGTPLQGIELTIAAFSSNIGVVGAYIVSIGIILFAFSTILGWEYHGEKAWEYLFGTHKYNMIYRVVFSLVVYIGATQTLDLVWNLSDIANALMAIPNLISMLILAPVVKEEVFRFQAVIEREKAEKAAAKEAAVEERAGI
- a CDS encoding sodium:alanine symporter family protein, which encodes MDMAELNQWANAADSFVWGPVMLCLLVGTGIYMTLTLHFLTWRNLPYALKSIFSKESRTTSRGSGDVSPFSALMTALAATIGTGNIVGVATAMFAGGPGALVWMWISACFGLSTKFSECMVGFKFREVNAKGEMKGGPMFTMKNGFKNKKAGILMGFLFALFAVIASFGIGNMTQANSISTAVNATFGVSNEISGIIMTVMTLAVIVGGITSISRVSSIVVPGMAAFYIAAGLLCVILNIENVPHGLYMIIMMAFDPSAVEGGVLGTVTVSVMNAMRYGVARGCFSNEAGLGSAAISAAASTTDRPARQGYISMTGTFIDTIVVCSITGLTIASSGVLGTLGADGKPLTGVALTMAAFSHNIGPIGSYIVSIGIILFAYSNILGWEYNGEKAWEYLFGTHKYNIIYRVAFSMVVYVGATQTLDLVWSLSDIANALMAIPNLISILVLAPVIKEEVFSYQKVIAAEKAARAGGREAEEVIQKI
- a CDS encoding dicarboxylate/amino acid:cation symporter, which codes for MNLSLQIFASLVLSVIVGLVLGEDAAAPVKTWIAPIGTMFINLIKMMIVPVVFCSLVVGMTSMGDMKKLGRIGIKTLSIYMVTTAIAIVIGFAVALAVDPGTGMSMAGATAPKVKEAPSIMQVFVDMIPSNPIASMAKADILPVIIFALFVGAGIISVGGKRAETLISFFDAFAEVCYKIIAMIMKTAPIGVFCLLLPVVVMNGPKVLLPLLSVIICMLIGCTIHAVCVYSAMTTVAAHMSPVTFFRGMSEAMAIAFTTCSSAGTLPVNMKNVQEKLGVHRDIASFVLPLGATINMDGTALYMGVCSIFIANVFGVPLTFDQMMMIVLTGTLASIGTAGVPGAGLIMLAMVLQSVGLPLEGLALVAGIDRVLDMFRTCLNITGDAAVAVVVNASEQEVPSDIQITE
- a CDS encoding sodium:alanine symporter family protein, producing MLLDILNQIDSIVWGPWLLVLLVGTGIWLTFRLTLLQVVKLPRALKLIFFARNKGEGDIDSFKALCTALAATVGTGNIVGVATAIKLGGPGALFWMWLAAFFGMATKYAEGCLAVKYRQVDDNGNIAGGPMYYIEMGLGKKWKPLAVLFAFFGCMVALLGSGTTTQMNAIISSVEAGFGISTYITCAVITVLVAIITFGGLQSIAKAAEKIVPAMAVIYFVVTVIFLAINAGGLPGAISQVFHGAFSGTAAAGGFAGAGVMLAMRSGIARGLFSNESGLGSAPIVAAAAKTKWPAEQGLISMTGTFIDTIIICTLTGLTIIVSGQWLGDTNGAELTQNAFAVTYGDCAPILLTVSLALFAFTTILGWNYYGERCWEYLFGTKSILFYRVLFLVILASAAFLKLESIWALADIVNGLMAIPNLIALLGLTGVIVAETKKYFEHLEIRDAKLKAYKARRIGKR
- a CDS encoding IS3 family transposase; this translates as MESLCRLSKVSRAAYYGWLNHIKSGRELLREKVAQEVMKTHQEYPDMGYRRINDWIKKDDNININVSDSLVLRIMRILNIKSVIKYKTDGCTRNAKDPKYIFENLLNRDFDAGVSNARWMTDVTEFKYTTADGVLHKLYLSAIIDGHDRRIVSYVIGDRNNTALAFETMEKALKENPGEHPMIHTDRGFQYTSNGFHKIVEKAGLVHSMSRVGCCADNGLMEGFWGMLKRERYYTRKFTSRKAVVSMINGYIYFYNNKRIQRKLHLLAPMEVFNAAPMAA